The following are encoded together in the Zingiber officinale cultivar Zhangliang chromosome 8A, Zo_v1.1, whole genome shotgun sequence genome:
- the LOC122012611 gene encoding octanoyltransferase LIP2, mitochondrial-like, whose translation MSLQRTLKAYKFGIVNYLNALKLQERLSGERKAGNIQDTILSLQHPPTYTLGKRRTDHNLLLTESEVQAMGAEVHYTERGGDITFHGPRQAIIYPIISLRAIGFGARKYVEGLESIMIEVASLYGVNAHPGKAGETGVWVGDRKIGAIGVRISSGITSHGLAFNIDPDLNYFKHIVPCGIRDKGVTSLRREAQMQLPEDEVIHDQLIQSFAKTFHFKDMQWSQGGLILPADEIK comes from the coding sequence ATGAGCCTACAACGGACCCTCAAGGCCTACAAATTTGGGATTGTGAACTATTTGAATGCACTTAAACTCCAAGAAAGGCTTTCTGGTGAAAGAAAAGCTGGCAATATTCAGGATACCATCTTATCCCTTCAACACCCACCAACCTACACACTTGGAAAGAGGCGAACGGACCACAATTTATTACTTACTGAATCTGAAGTCCAAGCCATGGGAGCTGAAGTTCATTACACTGAAAGAGGGGGTGATATCACATTCCATGGACCAAGGCAAGCTATTATTTACCCTATAATTTCTCTGAGAGCAATTGGATTTGGTGCAAGGAAGTATGTAGAAGGCCTCGAATCAATAATGATAGAAGTAGCATCCCTTTATGGTGTCAATGCACATCCTGGGAAAGCCGGTGAGACAGGGGTGTGGGTCGGCGATAGAAAAATTGGTGCTATTGGTGTGCGGATATCTTCAGGCATCACTTCACATGGATTAGCATTCAACATTGATCCTGATTTGAACTATTTCAAGCACATTGTTCCTTGTGGAATACGAGACAAAGGAGTCACATCCTTAAGGAGGGAAGCACAGATGCAGTTACCAGAAGATGAAGTAATCCATGATCAGCTTATTCAGTCCTTCGCAAAGACTTTTCATTTCAAAGACATGCAGTGGAGTCAAGGTGGATTAATTTTGCCAGCTGATGAAATCAAATAA
- the LOC122012575 gene encoding uncharacterized protein LOC122012575, translating to MELLPLADPSEMEAEEDVFFADLSRQLALLVMDDEEQLPVHMQCPPLPLRELPYMPQIMMPPSSHGYDQVAYRREMSKGTGVFIPRSTSAPRRKNRSRNKCSPVEHYNFPRQHLQKTATTISHVSNGAYCSHSSVLIKRHVEQP from the exons ATGGAGCTTCTTCCACTCGCAGATCCTTCAGAGATGGAAGCAGAAGAAGATGTGTTCTTCGCAGATCTAAGCAGGCAACTAGCGCTGCTGGTTATGGATGATGAGGAACAACTCCCAGTACACATGCAGTGTCCTCCTCTTCCACTTCGG GAGCTTCCTTACATGCCCCAGATCATGATGCCACCATCATCCCATGGCTACGATCAGGTGGCTTACAGAAGGGAGATGAGCAAAGGAACAGGAGTTTTCATTCCACGCTCTACTTCTGCACCGAGGAGGAAGAACAGATCAAGGAATAAGTGCTCTCCAGTGGAGCATTACAACTTCCCAAGGCAGCATCTGCAAAAAACTGCAACTACGATTTCTCATGTGTCCAACGGCGCATATTGCAGCCATTCAAGTGTGCTAATAAAGAGGCACGTAGAGCAGCCATGA
- the LOC122012573 gene encoding EID1-like F-box protein 3 produces the protein MERRRKTQNCNSFSSSDPSTPTFGSAAASPSIASDANSGILNETVLVLVFRSINWDPHVICVAACVSRRLRAVASRVLFRELCISRAPRMVTALTAGGAAPGGRLGGGWHSLAKLLFFCCGFAAPTRFFALDRPTPGHFIAISRFSKTSGRSFLVRRCWGDLLFVSDPCEHPEVGGVGEDLLGAYRGVFRGFMKSKTRAWLIGKKQELESRVRCPYCGARVWSMMAAGLVPKTASRRLGSHEGRLDYFVCVNGHLHGFCWLAHLSTDEEGNNDEEGGGGGGGGGDDDEAVDRDEEFVEDDDYDGNVAL, from the coding sequence ATGGAGAGGCGTAGAAAGACTCAAAACTGCAATTCTTTCTCGAGCTCAGACCCCTCGACGCCGACCTTCGGCTCCGCCGCCGCCTCTCCGAGCATTGCCAGCGACGCGAACTCGGGAATCCTGAACGAGAcggtgctggtgctggtgttcCGCAGCATCAATTGGGACCCGCACGTCATCTGCGTGGCTGCCTGCGTGAGCCGGCGTCTCCGGGCGGTGGCCAGCCGGGTGCTCTTCCGGGAGCTCTGCATCTCGCGCGCCCCGCGCATGGTGACCGCGCTTACCGCAGGCGGCGCTGCCCCTGGCGGCCGCCTCGGCGGGGGGTGGCACTCCCTCGCCAAGCTCCTCTTTTTCTGTTGCGGGTTCGCCGCTCCCACCCGCTTCTTCGCCCTCGACCGCCCCACGCCGGGCCACTTCATCGCCATCTCGCGGTTCTCCAAGACGTCGGGGCGGTCCTTCCTGGTGCGCCGCTGCTGGGGCGACCTGCTTTTCGTCAGCGACCCCTGCGAGCACCCGGAggtcggcggcgtcggggaagatCTCCTGGGGGCCTACCGAGGGGTGTTCCGGGGGTTCATGAAGTCGAAGACCCGAGCGTGGCTGATTGGGAAGAAGCAGGAGCTGGAGAGCCGCGTGCGGTGCCCCTATTGCGGCGCACGGGTTTGGAGCATGATGGCGGCCGGACTGGTGCCGAAGACAGCGTCGAGGAGGCTCGGGTCTCACGAAGGGAGATTGGACTACTTTGTGTGCGTCAACGGCCACCTTCACGGATTTTGCTGGTTGGCGCATTTGTCGACTGATGAAGAAGGAAACAACGACGAagagggcggcggcggcggcggcggtggcggcgACGACGACGAAGCAGTTGATAGAGATGAAGAGTTCGTTGAGGATGACGATTACGACGGGAATGTAGCGCTTTGA
- the LOC122012571 gene encoding uncharacterized protein LOC122012571 yields the protein MSSASKAKLIDKLSAKAVKGQDKVSLKASAIPNHGNDVPSNVYNPDSGTFHNIDTTSSGSLLMSQNSGRFRTIDETEDHSFSSFATTGEFDSIYNHNGYSGEEDQKEKTTSSCGPRIESILGCDIDKREKIRQKNERKHQRQKERRAQDLHERCSNYLISRKLEMLAQKIIVMGFSSAEATMALIQNEGRVEESIAWLLELSEESRHHTAANVDSSNSPKIDITPELAKISEMELKFKCTRQEVERAVVACEGDLKKAEETLTADKQEVKAASSKLEEADDSVSVNDFDNKMAMPVQTALSIPKQNRLLPDGTSQLRDERDLNYNKTVTMEAVKSTNKNLHSLRRILPKPDWGRPQVVPPIDQRWSIASTAPSVSCPWSSSLQVAVPLTNRFAMTSNEPKPTLPTITLRDPVMVMPKLQSSHTKQDPASAIRNISATPPASTRWYPNKVSSMEMMLENGGLGPSSPYLGLHGSSAQQFVDHNNFLSGSRMAESFVSNWDAGPFNFPSSSASSLMVPSSLGLFTGSPSGLSSTSSVNWSSDGSTLCDYTSIDWSMDTAVLKPSIKNTNLSLTWSTMFMGGKAPRPAMNSADGAYIAGLQDGSLVHEDSMNLSGSHDWSSPFAGNDLLSVLRRYFTNSSI from the coding sequence ATGTCTTCGGCATCTAAAGCTAAGTTGATAGACAAATTATCTGCAAAGGCAGTCAAAGGACAAGACAAAGTCTCTTTAAAGGCTTCAGCTATTCCTAACCATGGAAACGATGTTCCTTCAAATGTCTATAATCCTGATTCAGGGACATTCCACAATATTGATACAACATCTTCTGGGTCCTTGCTGATGAGCCAAAATAGTGGACGTTTCAGAACCATAGATGAAACTGAGGATCATTCTTTTAGTTCATTTGCTACCACTGGCGAGTTTGATTCAATTTATAACCATAATGGCTACTCTGGCGAAGAGGACCAGAAGGAGAAAACTACTAGCAGTTGTGGACCTCGCATAGAATCTATACTTGGCTGTGACATAGACAAGCGTGAGAAAATTCGGCAGAAAAATGAGAGAAAGCATCAACGACAGAAGGAAAGACGGGCTCAGGACCTGCATGAGCGTTGTAGTAATTATCTCATATCTAGGAAACTAGAGATGCTTGCTCAAAAAATTATAGTAATGGGGTTCTCTTCTGCAGAGGCGACAATGGCTCTTATACAAAATGAAGGACGGGTTGAAGAGTCCATTGCTTGGCTACTTGAACTGAGTGAAGAAAGCAGGCACCATACTGCAGCCAATGTGGATAGTTCCAACAGTCCGAAAATAGACATCACTCCTGAGCTTGCAAAGATATCAGAGATGGAGTTGAAGTTTAAATGCACGAGGCAGGAAGTTGAAAGGGCTGTGGTTGCATGTGAGGGTGACTTAAAGAAGGCTGAAGAGACATTAACGGCAGATAAACAAGAAGTTAAAGCTGCTTCATCAAAATTGGAAGAGGCAGATGACTCTGTCTCagtaaatgattttgataataagATGGCAATGCCTGTCCAGACTGCCTTGTCAATACCTAAGCAAAATAGATTACTTCCCGATGGCACCTCACAACTTAGAGATGAACGAGATTTAAACTATAACAAAACCGTGACAATGGAGGCAGTGAAATCCACTAATAAGAATTTGCATTCCTTGAGAAGGATACTGCCTAAGCCTGATTGGGGAAGGCCCCAAGTTGTTCCGCCCATTGATCAAAGGTGGTCAATTGCTAGCACTGCTCCATCTGTCTCCTGCCCTTGGTCATCCTCTTTGCAGGTTGCTGTTCCTCTAACCAACCGATTTGCAATGACAAGTAATGAACCAAAGCCTACCTTGCCAACAATAACATTGAGGGATCCTGTCATGGTAATGCCGAAGCTCCAGTCTAGTCATACCAAACAAGATCCTGCATCAGCAATCCGGAACATTAGTGCAACTCCACCAGCTTCCACAAGATGGTACCCAAACAAAGTATCTAGCATGGAGATGATGTTGGAAAATGGAGGCCTAGGACCTAGCTCGCCCTACTTGGGTTTGCATGGCTCTAGTGCCCAACAATTTGTAGACCATAATAATTTCCTATCTGGGTCTCGCATGGCGGAGTCCTTTGTGAGTAACTGGGATGCTGGTCCATTCAATTTTCCAAGTTCATCAGCATCATCACTCATGGTGCCTTCTTCCCTTGGTCTCTTTACTGGCTCACCTTCTGGGCTATCTTCTACATCTTCAGTTAACTGGAGTTCGGATGGATCAACACTATGTGATTATACTTCTATAGATTGGAGCATGGATACAGCCGTTCTGAAGCCATCCATCAAGAACACTAACTTGTCTTTGACATGGTCTACTATGTTCATGGGCGGCAAAGCGCCGAGGCCTGCTATGAACTCAGCTGATGGTGCCTACATTGCTGGGTTGCAGGATGGTAGTCTGGTGCACGAAGACTCCATGAACTTGTCTGGCTCTCATGATTGGTCTTCCCCTTTTGCAGGGAACGACCTACTTAGCGTACTTAGGCGCTATTTCACTAACTCTTCGATCTAA